One genomic region from Capra hircus breed San Clemente chromosome 18, ASM170441v1, whole genome shotgun sequence encodes:
- the LOC102176721 gene encoding carbohydrate sulfotransferase 6 has translation MWLRRVSSTAVTALLLAQTGLLLFLVSRPRLPPAASSEERVHVLVLSSWRSGSSFVGQLFSQHPDVFYLMEPAWHVWAALSQGSALALHMAVRDLVRSVFLCDMDVFDAYLPWRRNLSDLFQWAESRALCSPPACSAFPRGAISSEAVCKPLCARRPFSLAQEACRSYSHVVLKEVRFFNLQVLYPLLSDPALHLRIVHLVRDPRAVLRSREQTAKALARDNGIVLGTNGKWVEADPDLRVVREVCRSHVRIAEAATHKPPPALRGRYRLVRFEDLARAPLQEIRELYAFTGLSLTPQLEAWIHNITHGAGPGARREAFKTTSRDALNVSQAWRHALPFAKIRRVQELCAGALQLLGYRPVFSEDEQRDLSLDLVLPRGPSSFSWASSTAERPGP, from the coding sequence ATGTGGCTGCGGCGCGTCTCCAGCACGGCGGTAACCGCGCTCCTGCTGGCGCAGACCGGTCTCCTGCTCTTCCTGGTCTCCCGGCCCAGGCTGCCGCCTGCGGCGAGCAGCGAGGAGCGGGTGCACGTGCTGGTGCTGTCCTCGTGGCGCTCGGGCTCGTCCTTCGTGGGCCAGCTCTTCAGCCAGCACCCCGACGTCTTCTACCTGATGGAGCCCGCGTGGCACGTGTGGGCCGCCCTGTCGCAGGGCAGCGCCTTGGCGCTGCACATGGCGGTGCGTGACCTGGTGCGCTCGGTCTTCCTGTGCGACATGGATGTGTTTGACGCTTACCTGCCATGGAGGCGCAACCTGTCGGACCTCTTCCAGTGGGCGGAGAGCCGGGCTCTGTGTTCGCCGCCCGCCTGCAGCGCCTTCCCGCGCGGCGCCATCAGCAGCGAGGCGGTGTGCAAGCCGCTGTGCGCGCGGCGGCCCTTCAGCCTCGCACAGGAGGCCTGCCGCTCCTACAGCCACGTGGTGCTCAAGGAGGTGCGTTTCTTCAACCTGCAGGTGCTCTACCCGCTGCTCAGCGACCCAGCGCTCCACCTGCGCATCGTGCACCTGGTGCGCGACCCGCGCGCCGTGCTGCGCTCGCGCGAGCAGACGGCCAAGGCACTTGCGCGCGACAACGGCATCGTGCTGGGCACCAACGGCAAGTGGGTGGAGGCTGACCCAGACCTGCGCGTGGTGCGCGAGGTGTGCCGCAGCCATGTGCGCATCGCCGAGGCTGCCACACACAAGCCGCCGCCCGCCCTGCGCGGCCGCTACCGCCTGGTGCGCTTCGAGGATCTGGCGCGGGCGCCGCTGCAGGAGATCCGAGAGCTGTACGCCTTCACGGGCCTGAGCCTCACGCCGCAGCTCGAGGCCTGGATCCACAACATCACCCACGGTGCCGGGCCCGGCGCACGCCGCGAGGCCTTCAAGACCACGTCAAGGGACGCGCTCAACGTCTCACAGGCTTGGCGCCACGCCCTGCCCTTCGCCAAGATCCGCCGCGTGCAGGAGCTGTGTGCCGGCGCGCTGCAGCTGCTGGGCTACCGGCCAGTGTTCTCCGAGGACGAGCAGCGCGACCTCAGCCTGGACCTGGTGCTGCCGCGCGGCCCGAGCAGCTTCAGCTGGGCCTCGTCCACTGCTGAGCGCCCCGGGCCGTAG